The stretch of DNA CCGAGGTCCATCAGCCGCTTGATGTTCATGGTGACCTCGCGCCGAAGGTCTCCCTCAACGACGAACTTGCCGGTTTCTGTCCTGAGTTTCTCGACTTCGGCCTCGGTCAGGTCCTTGACCTTCGCCTCCCGCTGCACACCGGATGCCGCGCATATCGCCTCGGCCCGGGTCGGCCCGATGCCGTAGATCGATGTCAGGGCGATTACCACATGTTTACTCACTGGGACGTTAATGCCGGCTATACGCGCCATCGATAAATACTCCGGTTCTTTCCAATTCGGGACTGCCGCCGATCTTAACGGACGAGTCGATACTTGCAGGAACTAGCCCTGTCTCTGCTTGTGACGGGGATCCTTGCATATCACGCGAACCACGCCATTTCTTCGAATGACCTTGCAGTTCCTGCACATTTTCTTTACGGATGCTCTGACTTTCATCGCTTGGATTCCTTAGCTGGACCTGTCCGTGCGCCTACCTACTGATACCACTACGCCCGTAGCCCTTGAGATTCGCCTTCTTCATCAATCCCTCGTACTGATGGGACATCAACTGAGCCTGGACCTGTGCCATGAAGTCCATCACGACGACCACGATGATCAGCAGCGATGTCCCCCCGAAATGAAACGGTACGTTCCAGGACAGAATCAGAAACTCGGGCAACAGACAGACCGCGGTAATGTAGATCGCCCCGACGGCGGTCAGGCGTGTCATGACCCCATCGATATATCGCGCGGTCTGTTCACCAGGCCGGATACCGGGAATAAATGCCCCCGATCGTTTCAGGTTGTCGGCAGTCTCGCGGGAATCGAAAACGATAGCCGTGTAGAAAAAGCAGAAGAATACGATCGCCAGCGCATAGCAGGTCACATAGATCGGTTGCCCGGGAGATAGCGTCGATACGATATCCTGCAGCCAGCCCATACCCGCGCTTCTACCGAACCACTGCCCCAACGTGGCGGGGAACAGAATGATACTCGAGGCAAAAATCGGCGGAATGACGCCTGCCATGTTCAGCTTCAGGGGCAGATGGCTCGACTGGGCCGCGTACATGCGTCTGCCCTGCTGCCGCTTCGCGTAGTTCACCGTGATACGCC from Gammaproteobacteria bacterium encodes:
- the rpsM gene encoding 30S ribosomal protein S13; this translates as MARIAGINVPVSKHVVIALTSIYGIGPTRAEAICAASGVQREAKVKDLTEAEVEKLRTETGKFVVEGDLRREVTMNIKRLMDLGSYRGLRHRRGLPVRGQRTRTNARTRKGPRRAIKR
- the rpmJ gene encoding 50S ribosomal protein L36, translated to MKVRASVKKMCRNCKVIRRNGVVRVICKDPRHKQRQG